The following proteins are co-located in the Bacteroidales bacterium genome:
- a CDS encoding DMT family transporter: MEFFNNHLGEFAALLTTLFWTITALAFESASHKIGSVAVNILRLVIGLVFLSVFTLIRRGFILPLDASAENWIWLSVSGLIGFVFGDLFLFKSYTMIGSRFSMLIMTLVPPITAFFSFIILGERLTLFHFFGMTLTFSGISIAIFSRSGKGEKLTLKLAPRGILYAFGGAVGQALGLVLSKFGMNDYDPFASTQIRIIAGIIGYTMLVTILARWRSVAIATKNKDGMLLTSLGAFFGPFLGVSFSLVAIKYTEAGIASTIMALVPVFIIIPAVLLYKQKVTLAEIIGAIVSVAGVALFFV; the protein is encoded by the coding sequence ATGGAGTTTTTTAACAATCATCTGGGTGAGTTTGCTGCGTTACTAACAACATTGTTCTGGACAATAACTGCGCTGGCGTTTGAATCTGCAAGTCATAAGATAGGATCTGTTGCGGTTAATATCCTCAGACTTGTGATCGGATTGGTATTTCTGAGTGTTTTCACCCTGATCAGAAGAGGGTTTATTTTACCCCTCGATGCAAGTGCTGAAAACTGGATATGGCTTTCAGTTTCGGGATTAATCGGATTCGTATTTGGCGATCTGTTTCTTTTCAAGTCATATACAATGATAGGCTCCAGATTCTCAATGCTCATTATGACTCTGGTCCCTCCTATTACGGCTTTCTTCAGTTTTATAATTCTTGGAGAGAGATTAACACTGTTTCATTTTTTTGGTATGACATTAACATTCTCAGGTATTTCTATTGCAATCTTCAGCCGGAGCGGGAAAGGTGAAAAGCTTACACTTAAACTTGCGCCAAGAGGAATACTCTATGCATTTGGAGGTGCAGTAGGTCAGGCATTAGGCCTTGTCCTGAGCAAGTTTGGAATGAATGATTATGATCCTTTCGCATCAACGCAGATCAGGATCATTGCCGGGATTATAGGTTATACAATGCTTGTTACAATACTTGCCCGCTGGAGAAGTGTGGCGATTGCAACAAAAAACAAAGACGGGATGCTGCTGACTAGTCTTGGTGCATTTTTTGGTCCCTTTCTTGGAGTCTCATTTTCATTGGTTGCAATTAAATATACAGAAGCAGGTATTGCGTCTACAATTATGGCGCTGGTACCTGTTTTTATAATAATCCCGGCAGTTCTCCTTTATAAACAGAAAGTTACTCTGGCTGAGATAATTGGAGCTATTGTGAGCGTAGCCGGTGTGGCACTTTTTTTTGTATAA
- the arfB gene encoding aminoacyl-tRNA hydrolase, with product MDPEDIKNRNIESEFIFSASRSSGPGGQNVNKVSSKVELRFNLLQSSSFTENEKELLFRKLKNKINKEGELLIVSQSERSQILNKEAATEKFYLMISKALTIPKYRRATRPTFSSKLKRLEEKKNRGSIKKLRKDTGSPEE from the coding sequence ATGGATCCCGAAGATATTAAAAACCGGAATATTGAGAGTGAATTCATATTTTCTGCATCAAGGAGCAGTGGTCCCGGAGGTCAAAATGTGAATAAGGTCAGTTCAAAAGTTGAGCTGCGTTTTAATCTCCTTCAATCCTCCTCTTTTACAGAAAATGAAAAAGAACTCCTTTTCAGAAAACTTAAGAATAAGATCAATAAGGAGGGAGAGCTGTTAATTGTTTCACAGTCGGAACGTTCACAGATTTTAAATAAGGAAGCAGCTACCGAGAAGTTCTACCTTATGATTTCAAAGGCTCTGACGATTCCAAAATACAGAAGGGCAACCAGACCGACATTTTCTTCAAAGCTTAAAAGACTGGAAGAAAAGAAGAATCGCGGTTCGATAAAGAAACTCCGTAAAGATACAGGTAGTCCTGAAGAATAG